One genomic region from Ralstonia pickettii DTP0602 encodes:
- a CDS encoding hypothetical protein (K00782: ykgG; hypothetical protein), with the protein MNPLSARERMLGRLRAAAPAPSPSTAELDSRIDSHFEARRRGPADIDARVTAMRLALEASHAEVWCAGEDAWPALLAAALSDAGVRRLLLDPSSRAGAALAGALPAQIEAIGYDRPIEQWKAELFDTVDAGFTVARSGIAATGTLIVAPDAGSPRTVSLVPPLHIALVRASTLHEDLHMAARAERWRDGMPTNLVMISGPSKTSDIQQTLAYGAHGPRRLWVVIVMDTEATEGRA; encoded by the coding sequence ATGAACCCGCTCAGTGCCCGCGAGCGCATGCTCGGCCGGCTGCGCGCCGCCGCGCCCGCCCCGTCGCCCTCCACCGCTGAACTCGACAGCCGTATCGACAGCCATTTCGAGGCGCGCCGCCGGGGCCCCGCGGATATCGATGCCCGGGTGACCGCGATGCGCCTGGCGCTCGAAGCCTCGCACGCAGAAGTCTGGTGCGCGGGGGAGGATGCATGGCCGGCGCTGCTGGCTGCTGCGCTTTCCGACGCAGGCGTCCGGCGCCTGCTGCTCGATCCATCCAGCCGCGCCGGCGCGGCGCTGGCAGGCGCGTTGCCGGCGCAAATCGAGGCCATTGGTTACGACCGCCCCATCGAGCAGTGGAAGGCCGAGTTGTTCGACACCGTCGACGCCGGCTTTACCGTGGCCCGTTCCGGCATCGCCGCAACCGGCACGCTGATCGTCGCGCCGGATGCGGGTTCGCCGCGCACGGTGTCGCTGGTGCCGCCGCTGCATATCGCGCTGGTGCGGGCTTCCACGCTGCATGAAGACCTGCACATGGCCGCGCGCGCCGAACGCTGGCGCGACGGCATGCCGACCAACCTGGTGATGATCTCGGGCCCGTCCAAGACCTCGGACATCCAGCAGACGCTGGCCTACGGCGCGCACGGGCCGCGCCGTCTGTGGGTCGTCATCGTGATGGACACCGAAGCGACGGAGGGCCGGGCATGA
- a CDS encoding Fe-S oxidoreductase, translated as MKDRQYPTGPAPTQCYLFATCLVDLFVPQAGLDAVRLLEREGLTVHFPRAQSCCGQPAYSSGNPEAARAVARAQLDLFSQPWPVIVPSGSCAGMMRHHWPQLFADDPVAGPKARALAERIYELSEFLLHVLKVDFGDALPAGQAQERIVLHTSCGARREMGTRGHGVALVDALPGVTRVEHERESECCGFGGTFSLKHADISGAMVRDKVASACATGCDWLVSADCGCLLNIGHTAAHDGAPLQVEHLASFLWRRTGGEA; from the coding sequence ATGAAGGATCGTCAGTACCCCACCGGCCCTGCGCCCACGCAGTGCTACCTGTTTGCCACTTGCCTGGTCGACCTGTTCGTCCCCCAGGCCGGGCTCGACGCCGTGCGGCTGCTCGAGCGCGAAGGCCTCACCGTTCACTTCCCGCGCGCGCAGAGTTGTTGCGGCCAGCCGGCCTACAGCAGCGGTAATCCCGAGGCGGCCCGTGCCGTGGCGCGCGCGCAGCTCGACCTGTTCAGCCAGCCATGGCCGGTGATCGTGCCGTCCGGCTCGTGCGCGGGGATGATGCGGCACCACTGGCCGCAACTGTTCGCCGATGATCCGGTGGCCGGGCCCAAGGCGCGCGCGCTGGCCGAGCGCATCTACGAGCTCAGCGAGTTCCTGCTGCACGTGCTGAAGGTGGACTTCGGCGACGCACTGCCCGCGGGCCAGGCGCAGGAGCGCATTGTGCTGCATACCTCGTGCGGCGCCCGTCGAGAAATGGGTACGCGCGGGCACGGCGTGGCGTTGGTCGATGCACTGCCGGGCGTGACGCGCGTGGAGCATGAACGCGAGTCGGAGTGCTGCGGCTTTGGCGGCACTTTCTCGCTCAAGCACGCCGATATCTCCGGCGCCATGGTGCGCGACAAGGTCGCCTCCGCCTGCGCCACCGGCTGCGATTGGCTGGTGTCGGCGGACTGCGGCTGCCTGCTCAATATCGGCCACACCGCGGCGCATGACGGCGCGCCGCTGCAGGTGGAACACCTGGCGAGCTTCCTGTGGCGCCGTACCGGAGGTGAAGCATGA
- a CDS encoding GntR family transcriptional regulator (K05799: pdhR; GntR family transcriptional regulator, transcriptional repressor for pyruvate dehydrogenase complex) produces MTAAAQRHGATRGRVESVMRQMETALLDGTWPPGTRLPAERVLAGQYDVARNTVREAIQRLAARGLLQSRRGAGVYATDQLRAGIASPWGQLVADHPALRDDILEFRRVLEGATAYFAALRADAADVKRIRALMAELERARAADHKEAEANADARLHDAIALASHNTMFLHLHTSVIGMLREHITINGTGLREQDDSASDLLLLQHRTLCDAICARRPEEARTAMQTHIDFVRSRVEQDDGA; encoded by the coding sequence ATGACGGCAGCGGCACAGAGGCACGGCGCAACGCGCGGGCGCGTGGAGTCGGTCATGCGCCAGATGGAAACCGCGCTGCTTGATGGCACCTGGCCGCCCGGCACGCGGCTGCCGGCGGAGCGCGTGCTCGCCGGGCAATACGACGTGGCCCGCAACACCGTGCGCGAGGCCATCCAGCGCCTGGCCGCGCGGGGCCTGCTGCAGAGCCGGCGCGGCGCCGGCGTCTACGCCACCGACCAGCTGCGTGCCGGGATTGCCTCGCCCTGGGGGCAACTGGTGGCCGACCACCCTGCGCTGCGCGATGACATCCTGGAATTCCGCCGGGTGCTGGAAGGTGCCACCGCCTACTTCGCCGCGCTGCGCGCCGACGCGGCCGACGTCAAGCGCATCCGCGCGCTGATGGCCGAGCTCGAACGCGCGCGCGCCGCCGACCACAAAGAGGCCGAAGCCAATGCCGACGCCCGCCTGCACGACGCCATCGCGCTGGCGTCGCACAACACCATGTTCCTGCACCTGCATACCAGCGTGATCGGCATGCTGCGCGAACACATCACCATCAACGGCACCGGCCTGCGCGAACAGGACGACAGCGCTTCGGACCTGCTGCTATTGCAGCACCGCACCCTGTGCGACGCCATCTGCGCGCGCCGGCCGGAAGAGGCGCGCACGGCGATGCAGACGCACATCGATTTCGTACGCAGCCGGGTCGAGCAGGACGACGGCGCCTAG
- a CDS encoding permease yields MKDPDPPTVPRLLPAAWYSVGAVAYLLTALALWTVLQANLVAALLSGLLLYSLVDVLAPRLMRLHQRHDALAVLILSALILLGLSLAGWLLVRFVSGEGNTLDGLLNHVADIIDQSRGRLPPWVSDALPNGVDELANTLIETLRAHAAMAQKLGAEVLRTLVHILIGLVIGAMVALYRAVARPNRRPLATALVARARTLQQAFSQFIFAQIQISTINTVLTSIYLLLVLPLFDVHLPLTKTLVVITFIAGLLPVLGNLISNTAIVVASLSVSLPIAVGSLVFLVVIHKLEYFLNARIIGARIQAAAWELLIVMLLMETLFGIPGVIAGPIFYAYLKRELAGAGLV; encoded by the coding sequence ATGAAAGACCCCGACCCGCCCACCGTCCCGCGCCTGCTGCCAGCCGCGTGGTACAGCGTCGGCGCCGTCGCCTACCTGCTGACCGCCCTGGCGCTCTGGACCGTGCTCCAGGCCAACCTGGTGGCCGCGCTGCTCTCCGGCCTGCTGCTGTATTCGTTGGTCGACGTCCTCGCACCGCGGCTGATGCGGTTGCACCAGCGGCACGACGCGCTCGCGGTGTTGATATTGTCGGCGTTGATCCTGCTCGGGCTGTCGCTGGCGGGCTGGCTCCTGGTGCGCTTTGTCAGCGGTGAGGGCAATACGCTGGACGGGCTGCTGAACCATGTGGCGGATATCATCGACCAGTCGCGCGGTCGCTTGCCGCCCTGGGTGAGCGATGCGCTGCCCAATGGCGTGGACGAGCTGGCCAACACGCTGATCGAGACGCTGCGTGCGCATGCCGCCATGGCCCAGAAGCTCGGGGCCGAGGTACTGCGCACCTTGGTGCATATCCTGATCGGACTGGTGATCGGTGCAATGGTGGCGCTGTACCGAGCGGTGGCGCGTCCCAACCGCCGGCCGCTGGCGACGGCGCTGGTGGCGCGGGCACGTACGCTGCAGCAGGCGTTCTCTCAGTTTATCTTTGCGCAGATCCAGATCTCGACGATCAACACGGTGCTGACCTCGATCTACCTGCTGCTGGTGCTGCCGCTGTTTGACGTGCACCTGCCGCTGACGAAGACGCTGGTGGTGATCACCTTTATTGCCGGCCTGCTGCCGGTGCTGGGGAACCTGATCTCGAATACCGCCATCGTGGTGGCGTCGCTGTCGGTGTCGCTGCCGATCGCGGTGGGATCGCTGGTGTTCCTGGTGGTGATCCACAAGCTGGAGTACTTCCTGAACGCGCGCATCATCGGCGCGCGCATCCAGGCGGCAGCGTGGGAGCTGTTGATAGTGATGCTGCTGATGGAGACGCTGTTCGGCATCCCGGGCGTGATTGCCGGGCCGATTTTCTATGCCTACCTGAAGCGGGAACTGGCGGGCGCCGGATTGGTGTAA
- a CDS encoding ethanolamine ammonia lyase large subunit (with EutC catalyzes the formation of acetaldehyde and ammonia from ethanolamine~K03735: eutB; ethanolamine ammonia-lyase large subunit [EC:4.3.1.7]): MAYTHTIGTHRHVFADLRTLLAKASPARSGDALAGIAAESEQERMAARLALAEVPLAQFLNEALVPYEDDEITRLIMDRHDATAFAAIGASTVGDLRNWLLLHETDSATLARVAPGITPEMAAAVSKLMRNQDLVAVARKCQVVTRFRSTVGLPGRLSVRLQPNHPTDDPKGIAASIIDGLLYGCGDATIGVNPASDNLGAIVSLLRMIDELRSRYDIPTQSCVLTHVTNTLRALDQGAPVDLVFQSVAGSERANAAFGISLSLLAQAHDAAQALARGTVGDNLMYFETGQGSALSANAHHGVDQQTMEARAYAVARAFSPLLVNTVVGFIGPEYLYDGKQIIRAGLEDHFCGKLMGVPMGCDVCYTNHAEADQDDMDTLLTLFGVAGINFIMGVPGADDIMLNYQSTSFHDALYLREVLGLRPAPEFEVWLQRMGIADASGRLLEPAARQPLLQMAHSL; encoded by the coding sequence ATGGCCTACACCCACACCATCGGCACCCATCGCCATGTCTTTGCCGACCTGCGCACGCTGCTGGCCAAGGCCAGCCCGGCGCGTTCCGGCGACGCGCTGGCCGGCATCGCCGCCGAGAGCGAACAGGAGCGGATGGCCGCCCGCTTGGCGCTGGCCGAGGTGCCGCTCGCGCAGTTCCTCAATGAGGCGCTGGTGCCGTACGAGGACGACGAGATCACGCGGCTGATCATGGACCGCCACGATGCCACGGCCTTTGCGGCGATCGGCGCCAGCACCGTGGGCGACCTGCGCAACTGGCTGCTGCTGCACGAGACCGACAGCGCAACGCTGGCGCGCGTGGCGCCGGGCATCACCCCGGAGATGGCCGCGGCGGTCAGCAAGCTGATGCGCAACCAGGACCTGGTGGCGGTGGCGCGCAAGTGCCAGGTGGTGACGCGCTTTCGCAGCACCGTCGGGTTGCCTGGCCGATTGTCGGTGCGGCTGCAGCCCAACCACCCGACCGACGATCCCAAGGGCATCGCCGCGTCGATCATCGACGGGCTGCTGTATGGCTGCGGCGATGCCACCATCGGCGTCAATCCGGCCTCGGACAACCTCGGCGCCATCGTCTCGCTGCTGCGCATGATCGACGAGCTGCGCAGCCGCTATGACATCCCCACGCAGTCCTGCGTGCTGACCCATGTCACCAACACGCTGCGCGCGCTGGACCAGGGCGCGCCGGTGGACCTGGTGTTCCAGTCGGTGGCCGGCAGCGAGCGTGCCAATGCGGCCTTCGGCATCAGCCTGTCGCTGCTGGCGCAGGCGCACGATGCCGCGCAGGCGCTGGCGCGTGGCACCGTGGGCGACAACCTGATGTACTTCGAAACCGGCCAGGGCAGCGCCCTGTCGGCCAACGCGCACCATGGCGTCGACCAGCAGACCATGGAGGCGCGCGCCTACGCGGTGGCGCGCGCGTTCTCGCCGCTGCTGGTCAATACGGTGGTCGGCTTTATCGGGCCTGAGTACCTGTACGACGGCAAGCAGATCATCCGCGCCGGACTGGAGGACCACTTCTGCGGCAAGCTGATGGGCGTGCCGATGGGCTGCGACGTCTGCTACACCAACCATGCCGAGGCCGACCAGGACGATATGGATACGCTGCTGACGCTGTTCGGCGTGGCCGGCATCAACTTCATCATGGGGGTGCCAGGTGCGGACGACATCATGCTGAACTACCAGAGCACCTCGTTCCACGATGCGCTGTACCTGCGCGAGGTGCTGGGGCTGCGCCCCGCACCGGAGTTCGAGGTGTGGCTGCAGCGCATGGGCATTGCCGATGCCAGCGGCCGGCTGCTCGAGCCCGCCGCCCGCCAGCCGCTGCTGCAGATGGCGCACAGTCTCTGA
- a CDS encoding ethanolamine ammonia-lyase small subunit (K03736: eutC; ethanolamine ammonia-lyase small subunit [EC:4.3.1.7]): MPAKRHPPSRDAMSGHTPATTATSDTDPWQRLRQFTRARVALGRTGHSQTTDAVLAFGLAHAQARDAVHLPLDVGAVTAALDTTRLQHVAVHSAAPDRTHYLRRPDLGRRLDDASRDRLAALQAAEAPDVVFVIADGLSALATQTHALPLLDATRQRLPPSWRIGPVVVAEQSRVALGDEIGELLGARQVVMLIGERPGLSSPDSLGIYLTYAPRVGRTDAERNCISNVRPEGLAYAQAADRLAFLLRGAAALGRSGVDLKDDSAPALPDR, translated from the coding sequence ATGCCGGCCAAACGCCATCCTCCTTCCCGCGACGCCATGTCCGGGCACACGCCCGCCACCACCGCCACCTCGGATACCGACCCATGGCAGCGCCTGCGCCAGTTCACGCGCGCGCGCGTCGCGCTGGGCCGCACCGGCCACAGCCAGACCACCGATGCCGTGCTGGCCTTCGGCCTGGCGCATGCGCAGGCGCGCGATGCGGTGCACCTGCCGCTGGACGTGGGCGCGGTCACCGCGGCGCTGGACACCACCAGGCTGCAGCATGTCGCCGTGCACAGCGCGGCGCCGGACCGCACGCACTACCTGCGGCGCCCGGACCTGGGCCGGCGCCTTGACGATGCCAGCCGCGACAGGCTGGCCGCGTTGCAGGCGGCCGAAGCCCCTGACGTAGTCTTCGTCATCGCCGACGGCCTCTCCGCACTTGCCACGCAGACACACGCGCTGCCGCTGCTCGACGCCACGCGCCAGCGCCTGCCGCCTTCGTGGCGCATCGGACCGGTGGTGGTTGCCGAGCAGTCGCGCGTGGCACTGGGCGACGAGATCGGCGAATTGCTCGGCGCGCGCCAGGTGGTGATGCTGATCGGCGAACGGCCGGGGCTGAGTTCGCCGGACAGTCTCGGCATCTACCTGACCTATGCGCCGCGCGTGGGCCGCACCGATGCCGAGCGCAACTGCATTTCCAATGTGCGGCCGGAAGGCCTCGCGTACGCGCAGGCGGCCGACCGGCTCGCCTTCCTGCTGCGCGGCGCGGCGGCGCTGGGGCGTTCGGGCGTGGATCTGAAGGACGACAGCGCGCCGGCGCTGCCGGACCGCTGA
- a CDS encoding prolyl-tRNA synthetase: MALASTLANCLSSKNTQYDIIRHPYTLSSMATAEAAHVPGDRLAKTLLLEDDRGYVAAVIPSSHHLQMAAICEQTGRNLVLAHEDEIREIFKDCDLGAIPPVAMAYGMQTYVDDSLMKQPEVYFEGGDHQELVHMSGEQFSQLMSDASHGQFSRRMM; the protein is encoded by the coding sequence ATGGCCCTGGCTAGCACGCTCGCAAACTGCCTGAGCAGCAAGAATACCCAGTACGACATCATTCGCCATCCCTACACCCTCAGCAGCATGGCCACTGCCGAGGCTGCGCACGTTCCCGGAGACCGACTGGCCAAGACGCTGTTGCTCGAGGATGACCGCGGCTATGTCGCCGCCGTGATCCCGTCGAGCCACCACCTGCAGATGGCCGCCATCTGCGAACAGACCGGACGCAACCTGGTACTGGCACACGAGGACGAGATCCGCGAGATCTTCAAGGACTGCGACCTCGGCGCGATCCCGCCGGTGGCAATGGCCTACGGCATGCAGACCTATGTGGACGACAGCCTGATGAAGCAGCCCGAAGTCTATTTCGAGGGCGGCGACCACCAGGAACTGGTCCACATGAGCGGGGAGCAATTCTCGCAGCTGATGTCGGATGCCAGTCACGGGCAGTTCTCGCGCCGCATGATGTAG
- a CDS encoding LysR family transcriptional regulator — MLRNAGAGPSRRHGNIRGGNRQAAPPALYPITQAMDLNALRLFVDIVDAGNLSAAARKLKMTRANVSYRLKALEEELGVQLLRRTTRHVEPTPIGAGLYEHGRNILGEVAAANALISNMGKSLQGHVRLSVPTGLGHTLLSPLLVLFKQRYPDITLDVMFDNRVHNLVSEDVDVALRIISTPPDSVIATEIGEVDWIVCASPGYLAAHPAPKALTGLQGHAIVCASPEGQKLKASGTRLDGDEGHDAKEAREQVVLEPTLTSENFAFLKESVLADLGIGILPIYAIGAELESGALVSLLSDYRISVFGSRLYMLTMPNRYQTLATRYLLNFLKTELQAVWPRLHR, encoded by the coding sequence ATGCTGCGCAACGCCGGCGCCGGACCCTCACGCCGGCATGGCAATATACGGGGCGGCAACCGCCAGGCGGCGCCGCCCGCCCTGTATCCCATCACCCAAGCCATGGATCTCAACGCCCTGCGCCTGTTCGTCGATATCGTCGACGCGGGCAACCTGAGCGCGGCCGCGCGCAAGCTCAAGATGACGCGCGCCAATGTCAGCTACCGGCTGAAGGCGCTCGAAGAAGAGCTTGGCGTGCAGCTGCTGCGGCGGACCACCCGCCATGTCGAGCCGACCCCGATCGGCGCCGGGCTGTACGAGCACGGCCGCAATATCCTGGGTGAAGTGGCGGCGGCCAATGCGCTGATCAGCAATATGGGCAAGAGCCTGCAGGGCCATGTGAGGCTCTCGGTGCCCACAGGGCTGGGGCATACGCTGCTGTCGCCGCTGCTGGTGCTGTTCAAGCAGCGCTATCCCGACATCACGCTTGACGTCATGTTCGACAACCGCGTGCACAACCTGGTGTCCGAGGATGTAGACGTGGCGCTGCGCATTATCTCCACACCGCCCGATTCGGTGATCGCCACGGAAATTGGCGAAGTCGACTGGATCGTGTGCGCGTCGCCGGGGTATCTCGCCGCGCATCCCGCGCCGAAGGCACTCACCGGGCTGCAAGGACATGCGATCGTCTGCGCGTCGCCGGAGGGCCAGAAGCTCAAGGCATCGGGCACGCGGCTGGATGGCGATGAAGGCCATGACGCGAAAGAAGCCCGCGAGCAGGTAGTGCTCGAACCGACGCTCACCTCGGAAAACTTTGCCTTCCTGAAGGAATCGGTGCTGGCAGACCTGGGGATCGGCATTCTCCCGATCTATGCGATCGGCGCCGAACTGGAAAGTGGCGCACTGGTGTCGCTGCTGTCCGACTACCGCATCAGCGTGTTCGGCAGCCGGCTCTATATGCTGACCATGCCCAACCGCTACCAGACGCTGGCCACGCGCTACCTGCTCAACTTCCTCAAGACCGAGCTGCAGGCGGTGTGGCCGCGGCTGCACCGGTAG
- a CDS encoding alpha-ketoglutarate transporter (K03761: kgtP; MFS transporter, MHS family, alpha-ketoglutarate permease): MTDLTANPAQTAGPSPDEVRKRVYAIVAASSGNLVEWFDFYVYAFCAIYFAPSFFPKSDPTAQLLNTAGVFAAGFLMRPIGGWLFGTIADRHGRKNSMLISVIMMCAGSLLIACLPTYHSIGNWAPALLLLARLIQGLSVGGEYGTTATYMSEVALRGRRGFFSSFQYVTLIGGQLLAVLVVVILQQLLDESELKTWGWRIPFVVGAITAVVALFLRRTLHETSSAASRGSKEAGSVAELFRNHKAAFFTVLGYTAGGSLIFYTFTTYMQKYLVNTAGMSIKTASYVMTACLFLYMCMQPVFGALSDRIGRRNNMLMFGALGTLCTVPILTALGTVSSPELAFVLIAVALAIVSFYTSISGIVKAEMFPPEVRALGVGLAYAIANAIFGGSAEYVALGMKTLGHETAFYWYVTAMMVIAFFVSLRLPRQAKYLHHEH; encoded by the coding sequence ATGACCGATCTCACCGCTAACCCCGCCCAGACGGCCGGCCCGAGCCCCGATGAAGTGCGCAAGCGCGTCTACGCCATCGTCGCCGCCTCCTCGGGCAACCTGGTCGAATGGTTCGACTTCTACGTCTATGCCTTCTGCGCGATCTATTTCGCGCCGTCGTTCTTCCCCAAGTCCGATCCCACCGCGCAGCTGCTGAACACCGCGGGCGTGTTTGCAGCCGGCTTCCTGATGCGGCCCATCGGCGGCTGGCTGTTCGGCACCATCGCCGACCGCCACGGGCGCAAGAACTCGATGCTGATCTCGGTGATCATGATGTGCGCGGGCTCGCTGCTGATCGCCTGCCTGCCCACCTATCACAGCATTGGCAACTGGGCGCCGGCGCTGCTGCTGCTCGCGCGCCTGATCCAGGGCTTGTCGGTCGGCGGTGAATACGGCACCACCGCCACTTATATGAGCGAGGTGGCGCTGCGCGGCCGGCGCGGCTTCTTCTCGTCGTTCCAGTATGTGACGCTGATCGGCGGCCAGTTGCTGGCGGTGCTGGTGGTGGTGATCCTGCAGCAGCTGCTGGACGAGTCCGAACTCAAGACGTGGGGCTGGCGCATCCCGTTCGTGGTCGGCGCGATCACCGCGGTAGTGGCGCTGTTCCTGCGCCGCACGCTGCATGAGACCTCGTCGGCGGCCAGCCGTGGCAGCAAGGAGGCCGGCAGCGTGGCCGAGCTGTTCCGCAACCACAAGGCGGCCTTCTTCACGGTGCTGGGCTATACCGCGGGTGGTTCGCTGATTTTCTACACCTTCACCACGTACATGCAGAAGTACCTGGTCAACACCGCCGGCATGTCGATCAAAACCGCCAGCTATGTGATGACGGCGTGCCTGTTCCTGTACATGTGCATGCAGCCGGTGTTCGGTGCACTGTCCGATCGTATCGGCCGGCGCAACAACATGCTGATGTTCGGCGCGCTGGGCACGCTTTGCACGGTGCCGATCCTGACCGCGCTGGGCACGGTCAGCAGCCCGGAACTGGCCTTCGTGCTGATCGCCGTGGCGCTGGCCATCGTCAGCTTCTACACCTCGATCAGCGGCATCGTGAAGGCGGAGATGTTCCCGCCCGAGGTGCGCGCGCTGGGCGTGGGCCTGGCCTACGCGATCGCCAACGCGATCTTCGGCGGCTCGGCCGAGTATGTGGCGCTGGGCATGAAGACGCTCGGCCACGAGACCGCGTTCTACTGGTACGTGACCGCGATGATGGTGATCGCCTTCTTCGTCAGCCTGCGCCTGCCGCGCCAGGCGAAGTACCTGCACCACGAGCACTGA
- a CDS encoding 3-ketoacyl-ACP reductase (K00059: fabG; 3-oxoacyl-[acyl-carrier protein] reductase [EC:1.1.1.100]), with translation MAATQSHAKASTQRRAALVTGASRGIGRAIALRLAADGFDVAIGYAGSAARAEETVAAARAAGVNAIAVQGDVAQAPDVARLFDAAQQAFGRLDVVVNSAGIMPLAPVAPGSLEAFDQTIATNLRGAFLVLGEAAARLGEGGRIVALSTSVIARSFPGYGAYIAAKAGVEGLVRVLANELRGRGITVNAVAPGPVATELFLEGKSEEQVAQLSKVAPLERLGTPEDIAAAVSFLAGPDGGWVNAQVLRANGGFA, from the coding sequence ATGGCCGCTACCCAATCCCACGCAAAAGCTTCCACCCAACGCCGCGCCGCCCTGGTGACCGGCGCCTCCCGCGGCATCGGCCGCGCCATCGCGCTGCGGCTGGCCGCCGACGGCTTCGACGTCGCCATCGGCTATGCCGGCAGCGCCGCGCGGGCCGAAGAGACCGTGGCCGCGGCGCGCGCGGCCGGCGTCAATGCCATCGCCGTCCAGGGCGACGTGGCGCAGGCGCCAGACGTGGCGCGCCTGTTCGACGCCGCGCAGCAGGCCTTCGGCCGGCTCGACGTGGTGGTCAACAGTGCCGGCATCATGCCGCTGGCCCCGGTCGCGCCCGGCAGCCTCGAAGCCTTCGACCAGACTATCGCCACCAACCTGCGCGGCGCCTTCCTGGTGCTGGGTGAAGCCGCGGCGCGCCTGGGCGAAGGCGGGCGCATCGTCGCGCTGTCGACCAGCGTGATCGCGCGCTCGTTCCCGGGCTACGGGGCGTATATCGCCGCCAAGGCGGGCGTGGAAGGACTGGTGCGGGTACTGGCCAACGAGCTGCGCGGGCGCGGCATCACCGTCAACGCGGTGGCTCCGGGGCCGGTGGCCACCGAGCTGTTCCTCGAGGGCAAGTCGGAAGAGCAGGTGGCGCAGCTTTCGAAGGTGGCGCCGCTGGAGCGGCTGGGCACGCCCGAGGACATTGCCGCGGCAGTGTCGTTCCTGGCTGGTCCGGACGGTGGCTGGGTCAATGCGCAGGTACTGCGCGCCAATGGCGGCTTTGCCTGA